The following are encoded together in the Thalassomonas haliotis genome:
- a CDS encoding transcriptional regulator GcvA has translation MANRLPPLNALRAFEASARQLSFTRAAEELFVTQAAISHQIKSLEEHLGIKLFMRKNRALLLTEEGQAYFLDIKDIFTAINDATERLLARGAKGAITVSLQPSFAIQWLVPRLTAFNVLHPDIDVRIKAVDQPDNSLTEDVDVAIYNGRGRWPNVHADQLHTEYLVPVCSPLLLSGKKPLYTVNDLAQHTLLHDTSRRDWKRWFKEVGVKGMNVNHGPIFSHSSMVLQAAIHGQGVALAHSVLAKPDIDSGRLVQPFNDVLISKNAYYIVCREHQLDIGKIAAFRDWVLDTVAEEQDDGLNL, from the coding sequence TTGGCTAATAGACTCCCACCTCTCAATGCCTTACGTGCTTTTGAAGCATCTGCAAGGCAATTAAGTTTTACCCGGGCTGCCGAAGAATTATTTGTGACCCAGGCGGCAATAAGCCACCAGATCAAATCATTGGAAGAGCATTTGGGTATTAAGTTATTTATGCGAAAAAATCGTGCTTTGCTGCTCACGGAAGAAGGGCAGGCTTATTTTCTCGACATAAAAGATATTTTTACCGCTATCAATGATGCTACCGAGCGTTTACTGGCCCGGGGGGCGAAAGGGGCGATCACGGTAAGCTTGCAGCCAAGCTTTGCTATACAGTGGCTGGTGCCGCGTTTGACGGCGTTTAATGTTTTGCATCCGGACATTGATGTCAGGATCAAGGCGGTTGATCAGCCGGATAACTCTTTAACCGAAGATGTTGATGTCGCCATTTATAATGGCCGCGGCCGCTGGCCTAATGTGCATGCCGATCAATTGCATACCGAATACCTGGTGCCGGTTTGTTCCCCTTTGCTGCTCAGCGGTAAAAAGCCGCTTTATACCGTAAATGATCTGGCTCAGCATACTTTATTACACGATACCTCCCGCCGGGACTGGAAACGCTGGTTTAAAGAGGTTGGCGTAAAAGGCATGAATGTTAACCACGGACCTATTTTCAGTCACTCTTCCATGGTATTGCAGGCGGCGATCCACGGACAGGGGGTGGCACTGGCCCATAGCGTACTGGCAAAGCCTGATATCGACTCCGGCCGCCTGGTGCAGCCTTTTAATGATGTACTGATCAGTAAGAATGCCTACTACATCGTTTGTCGCGAGCATCAGCTTGATATCGGTAAGATTGCTGCCTTTCGTGACTGGGTGCTTGATACGGTGGCAGAAGAGCAGGATGACGGCCTTAACTTATAA